A single genomic interval of Macadamia integrifolia cultivar HAES 741 chromosome 6, SCU_Mint_v3, whole genome shotgun sequence harbors:
- the LOC122081099 gene encoding protein ABIL3-like, producing the protein MPSSSPVSAPQEASTYDELSMQHSLVFSDSLKDLKNLRGQLYSAAEYFELSYTNDDQKQMVVDTLKDYAIKALVNTVDHLGSVTFKVNGLLDEKVDEVLGTELRVSCIEQRLRTCQTYIDNEGLSQQSLVIPTPKYHKRYILPVGETMRGSSCAASKYQGCSLDNEDERHHFKSAVRATIRETPSPLARKGRSPSPSPRAPMRSGTFSFTEKRTVSPLRSAFPLLRSGSLSVRPITPTRSRATTPTRSRATTPTSNDARQRYPSEPRKSASLRLPAERDSPKENEQIPSKSKRLLKALLSRRKSKKDDTLYTYLDEY; encoded by the exons ATGCCATCATCTTCTCCAGTCTCTGCTCCACAAGAAGCTTCTACTTACGATGAGCTGTCTATGCAACACAGCTTGGTATTCTCTGACAGTCTCAAG GATTTGAAGAATCTAAGGGGACAGTTGTATTCTGCAGCAGAATACTTTGAATTGTCCTATACGAATGATGACCAGAAACAGAT GGTGGTGGACACCTTGAAAGATTATGCTATTAAAGCTCTCGTTAATACGGTAGACCATTTGGGTTCTGTGACATTTAAGGTTAATGGTCTCTTGGATGAAAAAGTTGATGAAGTTTTGGGAACTGAGCTTCGGGTCTCTTGCATTGAACAG AGACTACGGACATGCCAAACATATATTGATAATGAAGGACTATCCCAACAATCACTGGTCATCCCAACACCCAAGTATCATAAGCGGTACATCTTACCAG TTGGTGAGACGATGAGAGGTTCTAGCTGTGCCGCGTCAAAATATCAAGGATGCAGCCTAGATAATGAAGATGAGAGGCATCATTTTAAGAGTG cTGTTCGAGCAACAATTCGAGAAACCCCATCACCGTTGGCAAG AAAAGGGCGTTCTCCATCACCTTCTCCACGAGCTCCTATGCGATCTGGAACCTTTTCCTTCACAG AAAAGCGGACAGTTTCACCTCTCCGGTCTGCATTTCCACTCTTACGTTCTGGATCTCTTTCAGTTAGGCCAATTACTCCTACCCGAAGCCGGGCAACTACTCCAACTCGAAGCCGGGCAACTACTCCAACCTCTAATGATGCAAGACAACGG TACCCTTCCGAACCAAGGAAATCGGCTTCACTACGTCTCCCAGCTGAGAGGGACAGCCCAAAAGAGAATGAACAAATCCCTAGCAAAAGTAAACGTCTCCTCAAAGCCTTGCTCAGTCGGCGCAAGTCAAAGAAAGATGATACGCTGTATACTTACTTGGATGAATACTGA
- the LOC122082408 gene encoding protein STRICTOSIDINE SYNTHASE-LIKE 13 codes for MEKRRPLIKDEGLFQHPLFYLMALAMAFILMDPFQIGPLGGHDFRPVTTNIAPYGKVMKNWPRDNRSRLGLGKLEFVNEVYGPESLEFDLNGRGPYTGLADGRIVRWMGDTVGWETFALVTPNWSENLCATGIHSTEASKQSKLEYQCGRPLGLRFDRETGNLYVADAYHGILVVGPEGGIATPLATHVEEKPILFANDLDIHRNGSIFFTDTSKRYNRLHHFFILLEGEATGRLLRYDPPTRTTHVVLDGLAFPNGVQLSRDQTYLLFTETTNCRLMRYWLEGPRIGSVDIVADLPGFPDNVRLNDKGQFWVAIDCCRTPAEEFLSHHPWMRSIYFRLPLKMSFLARLMGMEMYTVISLFSEKGDILEVLEDQKGEVMKLVSEVKEVNGKLWIGTVAHNHIATLPYP; via the exons ATGGAGAAAAGAAGGCCATTAATCAAAGATGAAGGGCTCTTCCAGCACCCACTCTTCTATCTCATGGCTCTAGCCATGGCCTTCATTTTGATGGATCCCTTTCAGATTGGTCCCCTAGGGGGTCATGACTTTAGGCCTGTGACGACCAACATTGCACCGTATGGTAAAGTCATGAAGAACTGGCCAAGAGACAACCGGAGCCGGTTGGGGTTGGGGAAGTTGGAGTTTGTAAACGAAGTATATGGTCCTGAGTCCTTGGAGTTCGATCTTAACGGTCGAGGACCATACACAGGGTTGGCAGATGGACGCATTGTGAGATGGATGGGTGACACTGTTGGCTGGGAGACATTCGCACTTGTTACACCAAATTG GTCAGAAAATCTCTGTGCTACTGGAATCCATTCGACGGAGGCATCGAAGCAATCAAAGTTAGAGTACCAATGTGGCCGTCCTCTTGGCCTGAGATTCGATAGAGAGACCGGAAATTTGTATGTTGCTGATGCCTACCATGGAATTTTGGTTGTTGGTCCAGAAGGAGGCATTGCTACTCCTTTGGCAACTCATGTTGAAGAGAAGCCCATCCTCTTTGCCAATGATCTAGATATCCATAGGAATGGTTCCATCTTCTTCACAGACACTAGCAAGAGATACAACAGATT GCACCACTTCTTCATTTTATTGGAAGGAGAAGCTACTGGGAGACTCTTAAGATATGACCCCCCTACCAGAACAACTCATGTTGTGCTTGATGGTTTGGCATTTCCCAATGGAGTACAGTTATCCAGGGACCAAACCTATCTCCTTTTCACAGAGACTACCAATTGCAG ACTCATGAGATATTGGCTAGAAGGACCGAGGATCGGATCTGTGGACATCGTCGCTGACTTACCAGGGTTTCCTGATAATGTACGGCTAAACGATAAAGGACAATTTTGGGTTGCGATTGATTGCTGTCGAACAccagcggaagagttcctctcacaccatccatggaTGAGAAGCATATACTTCCGGTTGCCCCTAAAAATGAGCTTCTTGGCAAGATTGATGGGAATGGAGATGTACACAGTCATTTCCCTCTTCTCTGAGAAGGGAGACATCTTGGAAGTCCTTGAGGATCAAAAGGGTGAAGTGATGAAACTAGTTAGTGAAGTCAAAGAAGTAAATGGGAAGCTATGGATTGGTACTGTAGCCCATAACCACATTGCAACCCTCCCCTACCCCTAA